From a region of the Leptospira kmetyi serovar Malaysia str. Bejo-Iso9 genome:
- a CDS encoding 6-carboxytetrahydropterin synthase, which translates to MFFEESGRFYIRIEERFESSHFLYRYFPDGSDEPIHGHSWKVELYLSGKKNIGEDGISFDFLTSKQKLKELVAKLDHILINDLEEFKTINPTSENIARWFYHYLKESVHTAGGKVDRIVIHEGPENLAYFEPTSFP; encoded by the coding sequence ATGTTTTTTGAAGAATCAGGAAGATTTTATATCAGAATCGAGGAGCGCTTTGAATCCTCTCATTTCCTTTACCGGTATTTTCCGGACGGTTCGGACGAACCGATTCACGGACATTCCTGGAAAGTGGAATTGTATCTTTCGGGAAAAAAGAATATCGGAGAAGACGGAATCAGTTTCGACTTTCTCACTTCCAAACAGAAACTCAAAGAACTCGTAGCGAAATTGGATCATATTCTCATCAACGATTTGGAAGAATTTAAAACGATCAATCCGACTTCGGAAAACATCGCGCGTTGGTTTTATCATTATTTGAAAGAAAGCGTTCATACCGCGGGCGGCAAGGTGGATCGAATCGTGATCCACGAAGGCCCCGAGAACTTAGCCTATTTCGAGCCGACATCGTTTCCGTAA
- a CDS encoding DUF1858 domain-containing protein, which yields MTEVVKPRFYKEMTVGEAMAVHPEAGLVFSSYHLGGCSHCSINELETIEQVCMGYGVEVDVLIESLNNLLEDSED from the coding sequence ATGACAGAAGTGGTCAAGCCAAGATTTTATAAGGAAATGACTGTAGGTGAGGCTATGGCTGTTCACCCGGAAGCGGGGCTTGTTTTTTCGAGCTACCATTTAGGCGGTTGCTCTCACTGCTCCATCAACGAACTCGAAACCATCGAGCAGGTTTGTATGGGTTACGGCGTGGAAGTGGATGTTCTGATTGAAAGCCTGAACAATCTTCTCGAAGACTCGGAAGACTAA